The Aedes albopictus strain Foshan chromosome 1, AalbF5, whole genome shotgun sequence genomic interval aacATATTCTAGTGAATAAGCAAAAACAATGAAATCGTCGACTTTATGTAAATgacggcctggtttcagcgagaactacccatattttttataatcttgaaaattctgaacaaaataaaaaaacaatttcaTCGTTGCAATTCATTCCCCCACTCTTCCGCAGCTCATCTACTTCGACCAGAAAACGTACAAACTGCCGGAGGCCATCCTGAATCTGTACTCGGACCGCGTCCGGCACCTGGACCTAAGCTACAACAAACTGTCCTCGTTCGAGTCGCTGGAACTGTTCACCAAACTGGAGGAACTGGTCCTGGATAACAACTACCTCACCGATGATATCATATTTCCGGCCCAGCTGGATCGCATCAAACTGCTGTCGCTGAACAACAACAAGGTGAGTTTGGATGAGATTGGCAATCGAATTgaaattctaacaaaaaaaaaatagttacaaATTAGTAATAAATGCTACAAATTAATTGCAAATTGGTAATAAATTCTCA includes:
- the LOC109412573 gene encoding leucine-rich melanocyte differentiation-associated protein — its product is MDDINWNKIIYIEDEQKLIYFDQKTYKLPEAILNLYSDRVRHLDLSYNKLSSFESLELFTKLEELVLDNNYLTDDIIFPAQLDRIKLLSLNNNKFENLDLLLTKLSLCFPNLEYLSLLGNPACPCHLLNLKYSEYDYLKYR